TTCCGGCGGAAGGGCGCTGCCGTTGGTCAGGAAGACGAACCGTCCTCCGGTTTGGCGAATGGCCTCGAGGACCTCCCGGGCTCCCGGGAGGACCTGCGGGTTGCGCCACTCCGCGGACTCCGCCACAATACAGGTCCCGTCCACGTCCAGGACGAAGCACCGACCCCGCAGGTTCATGAGACCTGCCCCCGCTTCAGGGTAAGCCCCAGGCCCTTCCGCTCCAGCCGGACGTAGGTCACCTTCCGGGAATCCGAGGAAAGGGCTTCCACGAGGCGCTTCAAACTTTCCCCACTCCCCTTTCCGTCCAGGACCAGGGGAGCCGACTTACCCCGCTGGATCGCGAGGACCTCCTCCTCCGGTAGCCCATACCGGAGCAGCAGCTCCTCGTCCGAGCGGCCCCCGTAGATCCTGCGCAGCTCCGCGATGGAGAGGTCTGGCCGTTCCGAGGGGATCTCCCTGGCCCGCGGGAGGGAGAGGACCCGATCCCGAACCTCGGGATCGATGGGGCCCGGAGGCTGCCCGTACTGTCCCAGGACGTACCGGATGGTTTCGTCCGCCACGAGGTGGTAGCGTTCCGGGCCGATGAGGTTCAACAGCGCCTGCGTGGCCACAAACTGGCTGAAGGGCGTCATCATGATGGGATATCCTAGCTCCGCCCGCACCCGGACGATCTCGTCCAGCACCGCCTCGAACTTGTCCTCCTGTCCGATCTCCCGCAGGTTCCGCTTCAGAGTGGTGACCATGCCGCCCGGGACCTGATGCCGGTAGTAGGCTAGGTCATACTCCGAGGGTCGGCCGATGGGCAGGTTTCGCCGCCGTGCCACCTGGAAGAAGTACCGGGAGACCCTCTCCGCGGCCTGGAGATCCACCTCCACCTCGAATCCCAGCTCCCGGAGGTTCGCTACGGTCCGGAAGAAGTTCGGGAGGCTGGTTCCCTCCGCCAGGGGAGGGATGGCGGTGTGGAAGGTTCGCACCCCCAGTTCCGCGGCCCGGACGTAGCACACGGGGGCGAGCCCCATGTTGCAGTGGGAGTGCACCTCCAGTGGGGTATCCCCCAGGGCTTCCTGGAGGGCCGGCACCAGGGTGCTCACCCGGTCGGGGGTCAACAGACCCGCGGGGTCCTTGATGTACACCGCGTCCACCACGCCCCGGGCCTTCTCTCCCAGTTCCCGGACCCGACGGGTGTAGAACGCATCCGTGTGCACCGGGCTGACGCTGTACACCAGGGCCACCACCACCTCCTCGGCCCCCTCTTCCCGGGCCATCCGGGCCCCCTCCACCATCTCCGCCACGTTGTTCATGGGATCCACCACCTGGATCCGGCGGACGCCGTGGCGGACCACGGTGCGCATGGCGAGCCGGATGAGCTCCCGCGGACACGGCTCCCACCGGATGAACCGGAGCCCCGTGGTCATGAAGGTGAGCGGCGTGCGGGGCATTCGCTCCCGGGCGAGCCGGATCCGCTCGAAGGGATCCTCCCGGTGCCACCGCACGGACACGGCCATGTGGGTGCTGGTGGTGAAGTCCAGGGCCTTGAAGCCCACCCGATCCATGTCCTCTGCCACAGCCAGGATCATGGGGGTGGTGATCCCCGTGGCGCTCCACAGGCTTTGGTTCCCGTCGCGGAAGGTGACGTCAATCAGCTGGATCCGTCTCCCCATGGCCAACCGGACTCACCGGGACAGCGCCTTGCCCGCCAGGGTCTGCACCACATAGCTGAGCGGGTCCTTGAAGTTGGCCGCGATGGAGCTCCTGGGACGCCGGCTCCACACCGTCTCGGGCCGGGACTGGAGCAGGTAGAGGTTATGGGGAAATTCCTCATTCTCCGCCACCGCCCACTCGATGTCCAGGGGGAACCCGTAGACCTGCTCCAGGTGGCGAGCGAGCCGAGCCAGCTCCACGGCCTCCGCATCGGAGAGGCACGGTTTCGTCTGCAGATCCTCGGGAACGGGCACCTTCACCAGCAGCCCCTCATGACCCGAGGGCGCGAACTGCACGGTCTTGGGCGAAATCTTACGGTGCACGATCTCCAGGGTCACCTTGTTGATGGTGAACTCGTCCGGGGTCACCTCCCCGCTCACCACCGCCACGCCCGGCCCCCAGCTGCCCTCCACCACGATCAGGGAACGGTCCCCGGTCCGGGGGCTCAGGGTGAACAGCACCCCCGCGGCCCTGGGATGAACCATCTGCTGAACCCCCACCGCCACCCCGTCGTCCAGGGACACCCCCTGGGTGAGCCGGTAGCTGAGCGCCCGGGGGGTGAAGGCACTTGCCCAGCACCGACGGACGGAGTCCAACACCTGCTCGGTCCCCCGGACCCACAGGTATGTCTCCTGCTGCCCCGCGAAGCTCGCCTGCTCACTGTCCTCCGCGAGGGCGCTGGAGCGCACGGCCACGGGCGGATCTGACTGCCCCGTCCGGATGCCCAGATCCTCGTACCCCCGTTCGATGGCGCCCTGCACCTCCGGTGGGATCCGGCTCTCCAGGAACATGCCTGTAATCTGTTGGCTCGCCCGCTCGATGCTCTCCAGGTCGTGGGGCACCACGGAAGCGAGGGCCTGCCGCAGCCGATCCTCCAGGCCGTTGGCCTCGAGGAAGCGCCGGTACCCGAGGCTGGTGACCGCAAATCCGGGCGGGACCCGGCATCCGTGTCGGAGGAGCTCCCCCAGGCTCGCCACCTTCCCGCCCACGAGGGACCGCTCCGCAAGTCCTACCCGCGAGAACTCTAGGGTAATGGGGATCTCTCCCATCATTCGAACCTCCATTCGAACCTCGCCCCCCTTCTAGTCCTCCAGCAGGGTCACGGTTCCCGCGTCGCCGTCCACCCGGATCCGCTGACCCGTCCGGATGCGCTTGGTTGCGGATCCGGTCCCCAGCACCGCGGGGATCCCGTACTCCCGGGCCACGATGGCCGCGTGGGACATCATGCCGCCGATGTCGGAGACCGTGGCCCGGATCCGGGAGAAGACCGGGGCCCAGCTGGGCTCTGTCACGGAGCACACCAGGATTTCGCCTTCCTGGACCTCATGCAGCTGGTCCACGCTGAGGACCACCCGCGCGGGCCCCTCCACCACACCGGGCGAGGCCGCGAATCCCCGGAGGACCTTTTCCTCCGCCTTCTCGGGCTCCAGCCACGCCCGCAGGCGCTCCGGGGTGATCCCCCAGAGCATTACCACCGCGGGATCCACCACGGCCTCTGGAACGGTCCCCAGGGCCGGAGGCGGGTTCCACTCCCGCAGCCTCTGCAGCAGCTCCCGCCGTCGGGCGATGATGGGGGGCCAGTATACGGGTCCCCGGGCCGGCGACCCGATGGTCCAGGAAAGCAGGAGGTCCATAAGGGCCTGGTGGACCTCGCTCCAGTGCAGGTAGAAAATGTCCTCCACGTCCTGGAAGAACCCCTGTCGGACGAACAGGGCTCCCAGCTCCCGCACCTTGTTCCAGAACACGCTCTGGTACCAGTGCTCCACGTAGAACTTGTGGTCCTCGATGGAGTAGTACACGTTGCGGACAAGTCCCAGCAGTTGGTCGAACGCCTTTCGGTCCTCCTCCGTCTGCAGCAAAGCGCGATAGCCCTCCGTGATCTGGTCCCGATCCCGCCGGCGACCTTCGATGTCCCGCTCCAGGGACTCCCCGCGCTTCACCTTCGCCACGTAGTCGCACAGGATGCCGAAGACGGCCCCCGGATCGTCCACCCACGCCCGGTGGTGATGGTGGAACCCGTCCCCGGTGTTCATGTAGAACCAGGGGTCGGAACTCCGCCGCCACTCCTCGAGCCACGTCCGTCCGGCCTCGCTCCCCGCGAGGGCCTCGAACACCTCCTTCACATTCGCGCCGGCCTGGAAGAGGGAATCCACCCCTAGCTCTACCGCGCGCTTCGCCAGTCGCTTCAGCTCGTCGTTGGGGCGGAACATGCTTACGTCAATGGCGCCCACCATGCGGGTGATGGCCTGATCCGAGATCTCGGGAAACGCTTTCTTGCAGAACTCGTAGAAGGTGAAGTAGGCGGCGAAACCGATCATCACGATCTCCATATGGATCTGCCAGATCCGGAAGATACTCTCCAGCAGCCGGTGGTATGCCTCGAACACCTCCTGTGAGGTGCCGTATCCCTTCCGCTCAAACACCAGCCGCTCGTCCTCCACCTCCGGGAGCTCCGGGAACCGGATGGCCTTCAGCTGCTCGATCTCCCGCTTGACCTTCTCCCGCCACTCCTCGTAGAACCGCGGCCAGTTCTCGAAGTAGTACCCCGCCCGGCGTTCGAAGAGCTTGGCCCGCTCCTCGATCTTCTTGGGATCCGCCACCGCGGTGGGACTGATGTACAGCCGGCCGTTCAGGAACCGGAAGTCAATTCCCATGGCGGGCGGGATGGCGAACATGCGGCTGCTCATCTCCCCGATGCCGAGGTAACCCGCCTCGAATCCGATGGTGTCAAACGGGTGCACGGCCTCCGGGGCGTGCATGCCATTGTAGAACCACAGTTTGTTCTCCTCCTCCGATTTCCGGTCCTCGCTGAACAGGAGGTAGTACGGATACATCTCCGCCCAGCCCTCGCAGCCGGGGGGCGTCTCGATCTCGAACGGGCTCTGGAACCGCAAAGCGTCCGACATCATCTCCCCTCCCCCGTAGGTGTCCGATATGGGCTTCGGATGTGCTGAAGGGCCTTCCGCGAGAAGGTGGCAGATGGAGTCTGCCCTTCCCCACCCCCGTGGCTCCCGAGACGAGCCCAACTCACCCGCGGCGTCCCCCGATGGAGCGGATTAATCCTATCGATAGCCCAACCAAATCCTAGGGACGTCGATAGCGGCTGTCAAGCAAGGCACCCCGTCTGCAGGCGCCTTCGCGCACCCGCTCCGCGGGTGCTCCTTAAGCCCGCTCCCCCAGGGGAGGCTCCGTGCCCACGATCTCGCTCTGGCGGATCCTCGCGAGCTCCACCAGCCAGTCGGGGTCCTCGTAGACGTAGTCCTTCCGGAGGGGATGCCCCTTCCAGTCCTCCGTCATGAGGATCCGGCGCAGATCCGGATGTCCCTCGTACACCACGCCGAAGAGGTCGTAGGTCTCCCGCTCGTGCCAGTTGGCTCCTACCCACAGATCGCTCACCGTAGGGATCCGGGGGTTCGTCCGATCCACGGGCACCTTCACCAAGAGCTCGTGGTTGTGCACGGTGGACCACAGGTGGTAGGTGCACTCCAGGCGATCCCCCCAGTCGATGGCGCTGCAGAAGGAGAGGTAGTCCAGCCGGAACTCTGGGTCGTCCCGCAAGAACCGCATCACCTCCCGGAAGCGCGAAGGCGGCACCCGGACAGCGGGGGTGAGGTACCGGTGGACCGCGGGTTCCTCCCGGCGGGGGGGCCGGGGCGGGGCCTTTCCTTCCGCCCTGGCCCGCTCCACCTCCTCCTGGTAGGCGCGCAGCCGCTCCTGCTGCTCCCGCTCGAACCGATCCAATTCCTGTCGGGCTGCCTCCACCAGGTCTTCCACCTCGGGGAAGTGCTCCCGCAGCCTCTGGAGGAGGGCTTCCGGGAAATGGCCGCCCGCGGGTCGGGGGCTGGGGAAGGTCATCGCAGGATCCCTCGGGCGATGGGCTCCTTGGGGGCGGCCCGGTGGAGGTCTTCGAGGGTGTAGAGGAGGTTGGCGCGGTTGTAGGTGCTGGCCTCGTAGTGTGGTGTGAAGACGATGGCCTCCGTGGGGCAGACCTCCACGCACAATCCGCAGTACTGGCATTTGTCCATCTCGATGTCAAATCGGGTGAGAACCCGCTCCTTGCCCCGACCCGTGGCTTCGATGTGGATGCAGCGGCTGGGACAGATGCGCTCACACTGGAAGCAGATGATGCACTTGTCGTTGCCGATCTCGCTGTCCACGGGGAGGGCCAGGAGTCCATGCCAGCGGGGGGAGACGTTGGACTTCTCGAGCGGGTACAGCAGGGTGGCCTTGGGTCGGGCCGCGGTGCGCAACGTCTCCCGCAGCCCCGTCACCAGCCCTCGGACCGCCGCACTGGCTTTCTCCAGGACCGCCGGCATTCCTCCCTCCTACCGATCCACGTCCGCGAGCACGATGTCGATGCTACCCAGAATGGCGATCACATCCGCCACCTTCCACCCCTTCATCATTTGGGTAAGGGCGAACAGATTCGAGAACGACGGCGCCCGGATCTTCACCCGCCACGGCGTCTCGGCGCCGTGGCTGACGAGGTGAATCCCCAAATCCCCCCTCGGGCTTTCCACCCGGGTATACACCTCGCCCGGGGGAAGGCGTGGGGTGAGGGAGACCCGGGGTGCCCGAACCTCCCCGTCCGGCATCTGGTCGAGACACTGGAGGATGATTTTCGCGGACTCCCGCATCTCATCCATGCGCACCAGATACCGGGCAAAGCAGTCGCCCTCCGTGTACACGGGTACCTGGAACTCCACCCGGTCGTAGGCCTCGTAGGGATGGCTCTTGCGTACGTCCCAGGAGAGGCCGGAGGCCCGGGCCACGGGCCCGGAAGCTCCGAAGGCGATGGCCTGCTCCCGGGTGAGTACTCCGATCCCTTGCGTCCGGGCCTGCCAGATGGGGTTCCCGGTGAGCAATCGGTGGTACTCCTGGAGCCGGTTCAGGAAGTAGTGGCAGAACTCCCGACACCGATCGGTCCAGCCCGGAGGCAGATCCTCGTTCACCCCGCCGATCCGGAAGTAGACGTGGTGGAGCCGCCCCCCCGTGACGGACTCGAAGAGGTCCATGATGAGCTCCCGCTCCCGCATACACCACAGGAACGCGGTGGTGGCGCCAAGATCGATGCCGTAGGTCCCCAGCCACAGGAGGTGGCTGGCGATGCGCTGCAGCTCCATGAAGATGGTGCGGATGTACCGGGCCCGCTCGGGCACCGGGATCCCACCGAGGGTCTCCACGGCCCGACAGACGGCCATCTCGTTGATGAGGGCCGCGAGGTAGTCCATTCCCCGGTCCGCGAGGGCGATGCACTGGGTGTAGTTGCGGTGCTCCATCATCTTCTCCACGGAGGAGTGGAGGTAGCCGATGTCCGGCTGGACCTCCACGATGTTCTCCCCGTCCAGGGTGACCACCAGCCGCAACACCCCGTGCGTACTGGGGTGCTGCGGTCCCATGTTCAGGATGAGCTCCTCCGTGCGTAGGGCCTTTGCCATTCCTAGGCTCCTCGGCGGGTCAGGCGCCGTTCGCGCCGGATCTTCTCCTGCAGCTTCAGCACACCCTCGATGAGGGCCTCCGGACGCGGGGGACAGCCGGGCACGTATACATCCACGGGGATGACGGTGTCGATGCCCTTGAGGATGGAGTAGTTGTCGTAGAAGAAGGGGCCGCCGCAGGTGGCGCAGCTCCCCATGCTGATCACGTACTTGGGCTCTGGCATCTGCTCCCACAGACGCCGAACCACGGGCGCCATCTTGATGGTGCACCGGCCGGAGACGATGATGAGGTCCGCCTGACGGGGTGTGGCCCGGGGAATGACCCCGAACCGGTCCAGGTCGAACCGGGTGGCGAAGGCCTGCATCATCTCCATGGCGCAGCACGCGAGCCCGAAGGTCAGGGGCCAGAGGCTACTGGCCCGGGCCCAGTTCAGGACGTTCTCGATGGTCGTCAGGAGCAGCGCCCCACCCGGCAGCTTGTACAGCACGTCCGCCAGCTGCTCGATGGGAGCCACCTGCGAGCCCTCCACGGGGATCCGCGCGATGGAGGTCACCTCCGGGCCACCGGAAGGGATCGGGCCGTCTCTCATGCTCGTCTCCGCGGAACCGTCCTGGGGCATACCCACTGCTAGATTCTGGCACAAGAAGCGCCTGCCCTCAAGGCAGGCTGGATCCCGTGGTGAGCACGGGGGACTCCACCACCTTCACCCGCCGTACGTCCGCACCGAGCCCCCGCAGCTTCTCGTCCAACCCCTCGTATTTCCGGTCGATGTGCTCCACCCCGTGGATCTCCGTCACCCCTTCAGCCACCAGCCCGGCCACCACCATGGCAGCCCCTCCCCGGATGTCCAGGGCCTGGACGGCCGCCCCCGTCAACCGTTCCACCCCTCGCAGATACGCGGTGTTGCCCTCCACCCGGATATCCGCCCCCAGCTTCAGGAGCTCGTAAGCGTAGCCCATGCGGCCGTCGTAGATGGTCTCCCGGATCACCGCCTCGCCCTCCGCGGTGGCCAGCATGGCCACGAAGGGGGGGTGGAGGTCCGTGGCGAAGCCGGGGAAGGGTGCGGTGTCGATGTCCACGGCCCGCAGGCGCCGCTGGGCCCGCACCCGTACCCGGTCCGTGTTCGCCTCGATCTCACACCCGGCCTCCGCGAGCTTCGTGAGCAGGGCGGTGACGTGCTCTGGGATGAGCCCGTCCACCTCCACATCTCCCCGGGTGGCGGCGCCCGCGATGAGGTACGTACCCGCCTCAATGCGGTCCGGGATGACCGCAGTGCGGGCCCCGTGGAGCTCCCGGACGCCCTCGATGAGGATGGTGGGCGTGCCTGCACCGCGGATGCGGGCCCCCATGAGGTTCAGGAACACCGCGGTGTCCGTGACCTCCGGTTCCAGGGCCGCGTTGTGGAGCACGGTGGTGCCCCGGGCCAGGGTGGCGGCCAGCATGAGGTTGATGGTGGTGCCCACGCTGCGGCGCGGCACGTAGAACTCCGTCCCCCTGACCTCCCCCGCCCACCCGACCATGTACCCCCGCCCCGTCGTGACCTCCGCGCCCAGGGCCTGGAACCCTCGGATGTGGAAGTCCACGGGCCGACCGCCGATGCTATCCCCGCCGGGGAGCCCCACCTCGAACCGTCGGAACCGCGCGAGCAACACACCCGCGGCGTAGTAGGAGCCCCGGATGCGGCCACACAGATCCGCGGGGGCGTGGATCCTCTCAAGCCCGCGGGCGTCGATGGTGCAGATCCCCCCTGCCACCTCCACCTCGCAGCCCAGGGCCCGCAGGATGTCCGCCATCACCAGGACGTCGCGGCAATGTGGGACGTTCTCGATCACGGAGACGTCCGCGGCCAGGGCCGCGGCGGCCATGATGGGAAGCACGGTGTTCACCGCACCGGCCACCCGGACCGTCCCCTGCAGCTTCCCTCCCCCCCGCACGACCAGGAGCTCGGTGGCGCTCATGCCGACCTCAACGCGGGCTCGATCCGCTGCTCCACGTAAAAGCGCACCAGCTCATCGAGGATCCGGTCCCGGCTCACCCTGCGGATAAGGGAGCGGGCCCTCCGGTGGCTGGTGATGTAGGTGGGATCCCCGCTGAGGAGGTAGCCCACCAGCTGGTCCCGGGGGCTGTAGCCCCGCTCCCGCAAAGCCCGGTACACCTCCAGCAGGATGCGGAAGACATCCTCCTCTCCTTCCCCCACCCGGTAGATCCCCGTCTGCTCCGTCACCCTTCTCCCTCCCCTCGGGGCTTGCAGGCCACGTACACCGCCACGGCGCCACCTGCCAGGTCGTGCACCTCCACCGGCGCGAATCCCGCGTGCTTGAGGATTTCCGGAAACTCCCGCTGGTCCGGCCACTCCCGGATGGAGACCGGCAGGTAGAGGTAGGCGTCCGGATGCCGGGAAAGGCAGTGCCCCACCCAAGGGATCACGGTGAAGGAGTAGAGGTCGTAGAGGGATCGGAACAGAGGGTTCCGGGGCTGGCCGAACTCCAGGATCACCAGCCGTCCACCCGGCCGCAGGACCCGATGGAGCTCCCGCAGGGCCCGGTCCAGATCTGCCACGTTGCGGATCCCGAACCCCACCGTGGCGGCATGGAAGGCCTCATCCGGGAGCGGGAGGGATTCCGCATCACCCTGCACAAACCACAGCCCCTTCCGGCTCCCCGCGCGGGAACGGGCCACCTCCACCATGGGACCCGAGAAGTCCACCCCTACCACCCGGCCGGCTGCCCCCGCCCGCTCCCAGAGCAACAGGGCGAGGTCCCCGGTCCCGCAGCAGACGTCGAGGGCAGCGTCTCCCGGCGCGATTCCGGTGCACGCCACCGCGAACCGTTTCCACCGACGGTGCAGTCCGAGGCTCAGCAGGCCGTTCAGGAGGTCGTAACGGCGGGCAATGCGGCTGAACATGGCGCGCACGTACGCCCGCTTCTGCTCCGGAGGG
Above is a window of Armatimonadota bacterium DNA encoding:
- a CDS encoding biotin carboxyl carrier protein — protein: MGRRIQLIDVTFRDGNQSLWSATGITTPMILAVAEDMDRVGFKALDFTTSTHMAVSVRWHREDPFERIRLARERMPRTPLTFMTTGLRFIRWEPCPRELIRLAMRTVVRHGVRRIQVVDPMNNVAEMVEGARMAREEGAEEVVVALVYSVSPVHTDAFYTRRVRELGEKARGVVDAVYIKDPAGLLTPDRVSTLVPALQEALGDTPLEVHSHCNMGLAPVCYVRAAELGVRTFHTAIPPLAEGTSLPNFFRTVANLRELGFEVEVDLQAAERVSRYFFQVARRRNLPIGRPSEYDLAYYRHQVPGGMVTTLKRNLREIGQEDKFEAVLDEIVRVRAELGYPIMMTPFSQFVATQALLNLIGPERYHLVADETIRYVLGQYGQPPGPIDPEVRDRVLSLPRAREIPSERPDLSIAELRRIYGGRSDEELLLRYGLPEEEVLAIQRGKSAPLVLDGKGSGESLKRLVEALSSDSRKVTYVRLERKGLGLTLKRGQVS
- a CDS encoding PEP/pyruvate-binding domain-containing protein; this encodes MMGEIPITLEFSRVGLAERSLVGGKVASLGELLRHGCRVPPGFAVTSLGYRRFLEANGLEDRLRQALASVVPHDLESIERASQQITGMFLESRIPPEVQGAIERGYEDLGIRTGQSDPPVAVRSSALAEDSEQASFAGQQETYLWVRGTEQVLDSVRRCWASAFTPRALSYRLTQGVSLDDGVAVGVQQMVHPRAAGVLFTLSPRTGDRSLIVVEGSWGPGVAVVSGEVTPDEFTINKVTLEIVHRKISPKTVQFAPSGHEGLLVKVPVPEDLQTKPCLSDAEAVELARLARHLEQVYGFPLDIEWAVAENEEFPHNLYLLQSRPETVWSRRPRSSIAANFKDPLSYVVQTLAGKALSR
- a CDS encoding PEP-utilizing enzyme, which translates into the protein MSDALRFQSPFEIETPPGCEGWAEMYPYYLLFSEDRKSEEENKLWFYNGMHAPEAVHPFDTIGFEAGYLGIGEMSSRMFAIPPAMGIDFRFLNGRLYISPTAVADPKKIEERAKLFERRAGYYFENWPRFYEEWREKVKREIEQLKAIRFPELPEVEDERLVFERKGYGTSQEVFEAYHRLLESIFRIWQIHMEIVMIGFAAYFTFYEFCKKAFPEISDQAITRMVGAIDVSMFRPNDELKRLAKRAVELGVDSLFQAGANVKEVFEALAGSEAGRTWLEEWRRSSDPWFYMNTGDGFHHHHRAWVDDPGAVFGILCDYVAKVKRGESLERDIEGRRRDRDQITEGYRALLQTEEDRKAFDQLLGLVRNVYYSIEDHKFYVEHWYQSVFWNKVRELGALFVRQGFFQDVEDIFYLHWSEVHQALMDLLLSWTIGSPARGPVYWPPIIARRRELLQRLREWNPPPALGTVPEAVVDPAVVMLWGITPERLRAWLEPEKAEEKVLRGFAASPGVVEGPARVVLSVDQLHEVQEGEILVCSVTEPSWAPVFSRIRATVSDIGGMMSHAAIVAREYGIPAVLGTGSATKRIRTGQRIRVDGDAGTVTLLED
- a CDS encoding NADH-quinone oxidoreductase subunit C; amino-acid sequence: MTFPSPRPAGGHFPEALLQRLREHFPEVEDLVEAARQELDRFEREQQERLRAYQEEVERARAEGKAPPRPPRREEPAVHRYLTPAVRVPPSRFREVMRFLRDDPEFRLDYLSFCSAIDWGDRLECTYHLWSTVHNHELLVKVPVDRTNPRIPTVSDLWVGANWHERETYDLFGVVYEGHPDLRRILMTEDWKGHPLRKDYVYEDPDWLVELARIRQSEIVGTEPPLGERA
- a CDS encoding NADH-quinone oxidoreductase subunit I codes for the protein MPAVLEKASAAVRGLVTGLRETLRTAARPKATLLYPLEKSNVSPRWHGLLALPVDSEIGNDKCIICFQCERICPSRCIHIEATGRGKERVLTRFDIEMDKCQYCGLCVEVCPTEAIVFTPHYEASTYNRANLLYTLEDLHRAAPKEPIARGILR
- a CDS encoding NADH-quinone oxidoreductase subunit D, with the translated sequence MAKALRTEELILNMGPQHPSTHGVLRLVVTLDGENIVEVQPDIGYLHSSVEKMMEHRNYTQCIALADRGMDYLAALINEMAVCRAVETLGGIPVPERARYIRTIFMELQRIASHLLWLGTYGIDLGATTAFLWCMRERELIMDLFESVTGGRLHHVYFRIGGVNEDLPPGWTDRCREFCHYFLNRLQEYHRLLTGNPIWQARTQGIGVLTREQAIAFGASGPVARASGLSWDVRKSHPYEAYDRVEFQVPVYTEGDCFARYLVRMDEMRESAKIILQCLDQMPDGEVRAPRVSLTPRLPPGEVYTRVESPRGDLGIHLVSHGAETPWRVKIRAPSFSNLFALTQMMKGWKVADVIAILGSIDIVLADVDR
- a CDS encoding NADH-quinone oxidoreductase subunit B, giving the protein MADVLYKLPGGALLLTTIENVLNWARASSLWPLTFGLACCAMEMMQAFATRFDLDRFGVIPRATPRQADLIIVSGRCTIKMAPVVRRLWEQMPEPKYVISMGSCATCGGPFFYDNYSILKGIDTVIPVDVYVPGCPPRPEALIEGVLKLQEKIRRERRLTRRGA
- the murA gene encoding UDP-N-acetylglucosamine 1-carboxyvinyltransferase — encoded protein: MSATELLVVRGGGKLQGTVRVAGAVNTVLPIMAAAALAADVSVIENVPHCRDVLVMADILRALGCEVEVAGGICTIDARGLERIHAPADLCGRIRGSYYAAGVLLARFRRFEVGLPGGDSIGGRPVDFHIRGFQALGAEVTTGRGYMVGWAGEVRGTEFYVPRRSVGTTINLMLAATLARGTTVLHNAALEPEVTDTAVFLNLMGARIRGAGTPTILIEGVRELHGARTAVIPDRIEAGTYLIAGAATRGDVEVDGLIPEHVTALLTKLAEAGCEIEANTDRVRVRAQRRLRAVDIDTAPFPGFATDLHPPFVAMLATAEGEAVIRETIYDGRMGYAYELLKLGADIRVEGNTAYLRGVERLTGAAVQALDIRGGAAMVVAGLVAEGVTEIHGVEHIDRKYEGLDEKLRGLGADVRRVKVVESPVLTTGSSLP
- a CDS encoding IreB family regulatory phosphoprotein; this translates as MYRVGEGEEDVFRILLEVYRALRERGYSPRDQLVGYLLSGDPTYITSHRRARSLIRRVSRDRILDELVRFYVEQRIEPALRSA
- the ubiE gene encoding bifunctional demethylmenaquinone methyltransferase/2-methoxy-6-polyprenyl-1,4-benzoquinol methylase UbiE, producing MAIQAGRSSLPPEQKRAYVRAMFSRIARRYDLLNGLLSLGLHRRWKRFAVACTGIAPGDAALDVCCGTGDLALLLWERAGAAGRVVGVDFSGPMVEVARSRAGSRKGLWFVQGDAESLPLPDEAFHAATVGFGIRNVADLDRALRELHRVLRPGGRLVILEFGQPRNPLFRSLYDLYSFTVIPWVGHCLSRHPDAYLYLPVSIREWPDQREFPEILKHAGFAPVEVHDLAGGAVAVYVACKPRGEGEG